From Streptomyces griseorubiginosus, one genomic window encodes:
- the rbfA gene encoding 30S ribosome-binding factor RbfA, translating into MADNARAKRLADLIREVVAQKLLRGIKDPRLGSHVTITDTRVTGDLREATVFYTVYGGEEERAAAAAGLESAKGVLRSAVGAAAGVKFTPTLTFVADALPDTAKTIDDLLDKARQSDEKVREVSAGAAYAGDADPYRKPGDEDETDDAAE; encoded by the coding sequence GTGGCCGACAACGCGCGCGCCAAGAGGCTGGCGGACCTCATCCGAGAGGTGGTGGCCCAGAAGCTGCTGCGCGGGATCAAGGACCCGCGGCTCGGCTCACACGTCACCATCACGGACACCCGGGTCACGGGCGACCTGCGGGAGGCGACCGTCTTCTACACGGTCTACGGCGGCGAAGAGGAGCGAGCGGCCGCGGCAGCCGGACTGGAGAGCGCCAAGGGCGTGCTCCGGTCGGCCGTCGGGGCGGCGGCGGGCGTGAAGTTCACCCCGACGCTGACCTTCGTGGCCGACGCGCTGCCCGACACCGCCAAGACCATCGACGACCTCCTCGACAAGGCCCGCCAGTCCGACGAGAAGGTGCGCGAGGTCTCGGCGGGTGCCGCCTACGCCGGTGACGCCGACCCGTACCGGAAGCCGGGCGACGAGGACGAGACGGACGACGCCGCAGAATGA
- the truB gene encoding tRNA pseudouridine(55) synthase TruB, which yields MTQKNRTPDGLVIVDKPSGFTSHDVVAKMRGIAKTRRVGHAGTLDPMATGVLVLGVEKATKLLGHLALTEKEYLGTIRLGQTTLTDDAEGEITGSVDASKVTREAVDAGIAKLSGDIMQVPSKVSAIKIDGVRSYKRAREGEEFEIPARPVRISSFAVYDVRDAVAEDGTPVLDLVVSVVCSSGTYIRALARDLGADLGVGGHLTALRRTRVGPYKLDSARTLDQLQQELTVMPIGEAAAAAFPRWDVDARRAKLLTNGVRLDMPEEYVGVGTVAVFDAEGGFLALVEEQKGKAKSLAVFS from the coding sequence ATGACCCAGAAGAACCGGACGCCCGACGGCCTTGTCATCGTCGACAAGCCGTCGGGCTTCACTTCGCACGACGTGGTCGCCAAGATGCGCGGGATCGCGAAGACCCGCCGCGTCGGACACGCCGGCACCCTCGACCCCATGGCGACGGGTGTGCTCGTCCTCGGCGTCGAGAAGGCGACCAAGCTCCTCGGGCACCTCGCGCTGACCGAGAAGGAGTACCTGGGCACGATCCGGCTCGGCCAGACGACCCTGACCGACGACGCCGAGGGCGAGATCACGGGGTCGGTCGACGCCTCGAAGGTCACCCGGGAGGCCGTCGACGCCGGGATCGCCAAGCTGAGCGGCGACATCATGCAGGTGCCGTCCAAGGTCAGCGCCATCAAGATCGACGGGGTGCGCTCGTACAAACGGGCCCGCGAGGGCGAGGAGTTCGAGATCCCAGCACGACCCGTGCGGATCTCGTCCTTCGCGGTGTACGACGTCCGGGACGCGGTCGCCGAGGACGGCACGCCGGTCCTCGACCTGGTGGTCTCGGTGGTCTGCTCCTCCGGTACCTACATCCGGGCGCTCGCCCGTGACCTGGGTGCGGACCTGGGCGTGGGCGGCCATCTGACGGCTCTGCGCCGGACCCGGGTGGGGCCGTACAAGCTGGACTCCGCGCGGACCCTCGACCAGCTCCAGCAGGAGCTGACGGTGATGCCGATCGGCGAGGCCGCGGCGGCGGCGTTCCCGCGCTGGGACGTCGACGCGCGGCGGGCCAAGCTGCTCACCAACGGGGTGCGGCTCGACATGCCCGAGGAGTACGTGGGTGTCGGCACGGTGGCCGTGTTCGACGCCGAGGGCGGCTTCCTCGCGCTGGTCGAGGAACAGAAGGGCAAGGCGAAGAGCCTGGCCGTGTTCTCCTGA
- a CDS encoding DUF503 domain-containing protein yields the protein MYVGTLSFDLLLGDVHSLKEKRSLVRPIVAELQRKYAVSVAETGNQNLHRRAEIGLAVVSGDTGHLTDILDRCERLVAGRPEVELLSVRRRLHSDED from the coding sequence ATGTATGTGGGGACTCTGTCCTTCGACCTGCTCCTCGGTGACGTGCACTCACTGAAGGAGAAACGCTCTCTCGTCCGTCCGATCGTGGCCGAGCTCCAGCGCAAGTACGCGGTGAGCGTGGCGGAGACGGGCAACCAGAACCTCCACCGACGGGCCGAGATCGGGCTCGCGGTGGTGTCCGGGGACACGGGACACCTCACCGACATACTGGACCGCTGCGAGCGGCTGGTCGCCGGGCGGCCCGAGGTGGAACTGCTCTCGGTTCGACGCAGGCTCCACAGCGACGAAGACTGA